From Pseudobdellovibrio exovorus JSS, a single genomic window includes:
- a CDS encoding S41 family peptidase yields the protein MLIKILSFSLLISSAAYGQQFTKSLDCNWVDPIQTGFLQNHLSMKQKDKDLQARVIEQYIKRQDGAKMYLLASDVEKIKTSMKSVFDDVAKTECKFLNEVQEVLVKRVEERTEFVKKHLSAKDFKFNSETEFVYDPQHKVFATTSDEANEFVKKYIQFQVANYLATDIKMEEAKQRVIKNYERNLKRIKETKQETLIANYLNSFALSLDPHSSFFSREYYEDFTIDMSLSLEGIGATLSQEDGFTTVEALVAGGAASKSGLVKPQDKIIAVSQKNGKMENVVDMELKDVVKMIRGPKGTKVKLTILRKEDGSNKKFDIELTREKVALEDNAVSIYYQDREVDGVKKKIGIINFPSFYADSKRGGRSSAADMKKIVAEAKAKKVDGLVLDLSNNGGGSLEDAVKIGGLFIKTGNIVKQSSRREGMETPLADSDDKVDWNGPLVILTSRISASASEIVSGAMKDYGRAVVVGSDHTYGKGSIQTVIAVPGELGALKVTIGMFFTPSGYSTQLRGVESDIVIPTQYNVDDIGEKSMDYALPAKKIDSFISKDAFVDKGESAWSVIKPEWINKIRTRSAQRVAKSEDFKKIVDELEKTKKLGKTIKVSEVLKEKGEKEKKVKKSRYGSKDEKDKEYLDRAEIQEASDVLLDLISLQTGKDLSLTSNSTTTKK from the coding sequence ATGCTAATAAAAATATTATCGTTTTCGTTACTTATCTCTTCTGCGGCGTATGGCCAGCAATTTACTAAATCACTTGATTGCAATTGGGTTGATCCTATTCAGACGGGTTTTTTACAGAATCATTTGTCGATGAAGCAAAAAGATAAAGATCTGCAAGCTCGTGTGATTGAGCAGTATATCAAAAGACAAGATGGCGCTAAGATGTATCTTTTGGCGAGTGACGTTGAAAAAATTAAAACATCTATGAAATCAGTCTTTGATGACGTTGCTAAAACAGAATGTAAATTTCTAAATGAAGTTCAAGAAGTTTTGGTGAAACGTGTTGAAGAAAGAACTGAGTTTGTAAAAAAACACCTAAGTGCTAAAGATTTCAAATTCAATTCAGAAACTGAATTTGTCTACGATCCTCAACACAAGGTTTTTGCGACGACTTCTGATGAAGCCAATGAGTTTGTAAAAAAATATATCCAGTTTCAAGTGGCCAACTATTTAGCAACTGACATCAAAATGGAAGAGGCTAAGCAAAGAGTTATCAAAAATTACGAAAGAAACTTGAAGCGTATTAAAGAAACGAAGCAAGAGACATTGATCGCGAACTATCTGAATTCGTTTGCTTTATCTTTAGATCCGCACTCTAGCTTTTTCTCTAGAGAGTACTATGAAGATTTCACTATCGACATGAGTCTTTCTTTAGAAGGTATCGGCGCGACGCTATCTCAGGAAGATGGATTCACTACAGTAGAAGCTTTAGTTGCAGGTGGAGCAGCCTCGAAATCGGGACTTGTAAAACCACAAGATAAAATCATCGCTGTTAGCCAAAAAAATGGAAAAATGGAAAACGTCGTTGATATGGAATTAAAAGACGTCGTTAAAATGATCCGCGGTCCTAAAGGGACAAAAGTAAAACTGACCATCTTAAGAAAAGAAGATGGCTCGAACAAAAAATTTGATATCGAGTTAACTCGTGAAAAAGTGGCGTTAGAAGATAATGCTGTATCTATTTACTACCAAGATCGCGAAGTAGATGGCGTTAAGAAAAAAATCGGAATTATCAACTTCCCATCGTTCTATGCTGACTCTAAACGTGGCGGACGCTCATCGGCTGCAGACATGAAAAAAATCGTTGCAGAAGCGAAAGCTAAAAAAGTAGATGGGCTGGTTTTAGATTTATCGAACAATGGCGGTGGTTCTTTAGAAGACGCTGTTAAGATCGGTGGATTATTTATTAAAACAGGAAATATCGTTAAGCAGTCTTCACGTCGTGAGGGTATGGAAACTCCGCTGGCAGATAGCGATGATAAAGTAGACTGGAATGGTCCATTGGTGATTCTAACATCTAGAATCAGTGCTTCAGCTTCTGAAATCGTTTCTGGTGCGATGAAAGATTACGGGCGTGCCGTTGTTGTCGGTTCCGATCACACTTATGGTAAAGGTAGCATTCAAACAGTTATCGCTGTTCCTGGGGAATTGGGAGCTTTAAAAGTAACGATTGGTATGTTCTTTACTCCAAGTGGGTACTCAACGCAGTTACGTGGTGTAGAGTCTGATATCGTGATTCCAACTCAATACAATGTGGACGATATTGGTGAAAAGAGTATGGACTACGCTTTACCAGCTAAAAAGATCGATAGCTTTATTTCAAAAGACGCTTTTGTAGATAAAGGCGAGTCGGCATGGTCAGTGATTAAGCCGGAATGGATTAACAAAATTCGTACACGCTCGGCTCAACGTGTAGCGAAAAGCGAGGACTTCAAAAAAATCGTTGATGAGTTAGAAAAAACTAAGAAGTTAGGTAAGACGATCAAAGTCTCTGAAGTCTTAAAAGAAAAAGGCGAAAAAGAGAAAAAAGTGAAGAAAAGTCGTTACGGATCTAAAGATGAAAAAGATAAAGAGTATTTAGACAGAGCTGAAATTCAAGAGGCGTCTGATGTGCTTCTAGATCTGATCTCTTTGCAAACCGGTAAAGATCTTTCTTTAACAAGCAACAGCACCACGACAAAAAAGTAA
- the htpX gene encoding protease HtpX produces MFKRIGLFLITNILIMVTITTIMNIFGLRPYLSAQGIDYVSLIVFCGLWGFGGALISLFLSKKMAKWMMGVKLIDSNTQDPRLLWVQQVTNRLSDAAGLPKRPDVGFYQSPDVNAFATGPSRSNSLVAVSTGLLDKMNEKEVEGVLAHEVAHIANGDMVTMTLLQGLVNSFGMFLARVIGFFAGQLVDEEKAPIVQLISTIVLDILFSILGMFVVAYYSRQREFRADAGSARIAGRDKMIAALERLKADFATPEEHEEPKSPVAALQISNRGSSIFRLLSTHPSLEERIERLKSAAA; encoded by the coding sequence ATGTTTAAACGAATCGGTCTATTTCTGATCACCAACATTCTGATTATGGTGACGATCACCACTATCATGAATATCTTTGGCCTGCGCCCCTACCTGTCTGCACAGGGCATTGATTACGTCAGCTTGATCGTCTTCTGTGGTCTTTGGGGATTCGGTGGAGCCCTTATTTCTCTGTTCCTTTCTAAAAAAATGGCGAAGTGGATGATGGGGGTCAAACTCATCGATAGCAACACACAAGACCCTCGCTTACTGTGGGTCCAACAAGTGACAAACAGATTAAGTGATGCAGCCGGCTTGCCAAAGCGCCCAGACGTGGGCTTTTACCAATCACCTGACGTCAATGCCTTTGCCACAGGGCCGTCTCGCTCGAACTCTTTAGTCGCTGTTTCAACTGGCTTATTAGATAAGATGAACGAAAAAGAAGTTGAAGGTGTTCTAGCCCATGAAGTCGCTCACATTGCCAACGGCGATATGGTGACGATGACTCTATTACAGGGCCTAGTGAACTCATTCGGTATGTTCTTAGCCCGTGTTATCGGATTCTTTGCTGGCCAGTTAGTGGATGAAGAAAAAGCTCCCATCGTTCAGCTTATCAGCACGATTGTTTTAGATATCCTGTTCAGTATCTTGGGAATGTTTGTCGTCGCTTATTACTCGCGCCAACGTGAGTTCCGCGCAGATGCGGGAAGTGCGCGTATTGCTGGTCGTGATAAAATGATCGCAGCTCTTGAAAGACTGAAAGCTGACTTTGCCACTCCGGAAGAGCATGAAGAACCGAAGTCGCCAGTGGCTGCATTACAGATATCCAATCGTGGATCCTCGATCTTCCGATTGCTTTCGACACACCCTTCTTTAGAAGAACGTATCGAACGCCTCAAATCTGCAGCCGCTTAG
- the htpX gene encoding protease HtpX — protein MTFLKRFGYFIITGILVALTIQFIVALVSGFLGVDLTSGGYTGLFILCLIWGFAGSFISLQMSRWTAKRFHGVRVIDPQTNNPTERLLIDRVYRIARSAGMEVMPEVGIYNAPDVNAFATGPSKKRSLVAVSTGLLNTMTDDEVEGVLAHEVAHIVNGDMVTLTLIQGIVNAFAMFFAQIITMFIMNALRRDNDRRGFGDFMLRQMIYSMVVMAFTLLGSIVVNYFSRQREFRADAGGARYSSSEKMTAALARLQRVYGQPQLHKKDEEADNLAAFKISGKSNGIARLFMTHPPLEERIAALRNRTYSAST, from the coding sequence ATGACATTTCTTAAGCGTTTCGGCTATTTTATCATCACAGGTATTCTGGTGGCTCTTACGATTCAATTCATCGTTGCTCTTGTCTCAGGCTTCCTAGGAGTCGACTTAACATCTGGGGGATACACAGGTCTGTTTATACTTTGCTTAATTTGGGGCTTTGCGGGTTCATTTATCTCGCTTCAAATGTCTCGTTGGACAGCAAAGCGTTTTCATGGTGTCCGTGTCATTGATCCGCAGACAAACAATCCTACAGAGCGTCTGTTAATTGATCGCGTCTATCGCATCGCTCGTTCTGCGGGCATGGAAGTTATGCCTGAGGTCGGTATTTACAATGCTCCAGACGTCAATGCCTTCGCGACAGGTCCTTCAAAAAAACGCTCATTGGTTGCCGTTTCTACAGGGTTGCTCAACACCATGACGGATGATGAAGTTGAAGGTGTTCTGGCTCACGAAGTAGCCCATATCGTTAACGGAGACATGGTCACACTGACGTTGATCCAAGGTATTGTAAATGCCTTTGCGATGTTCTTTGCTCAGATTATCACGATGTTTATTATGAATGCCTTAAGACGTGATAATGACAGACGTGGCTTCGGCGACTTTATGCTGCGTCAAATGATCTACAGTATGGTCGTAATGGCTTTCACTTTATTGGGCTCTATCGTCGTGAATTATTTCTCTCGTCAACGTGAGTTTCGTGCCGATGCGGGTGGCGCTCGCTACTCATCTTCCGAGAAAATGACAGCGGCATTAGCTCGTTTGCAACGAGTCTACGGACAGCCGCAACTTCATAAAAAAGATGAAGAGGCTGACAATTTAGCAGCCTTCAAAATTTCAGGGAAGTCTAACGGAATTGCACGCCTTTTTATGACTCATCCTCCTTTAGAGGAAAGAATCGCGGCATTACGAAATCGCACTTATTCAGCCTCTACATAA
- a CDS encoding thiamine pyrophosphate-dependent dehydrogenase E1 component subunit alpha, which produces MATKKAFGGLDKKLLINMHKLMVKSRVLEERLIKIYRAGESFFWIGGPGEEAWGVPLGLLGKKGQGPAYDYYHLHYRCTPTLIALGLPMIDSVRLMMNRSTDKSTGGRNFSNHYCIPEWNVAPVTSPLEVQYPIACGTAHVQKRLGKKAITIVTGGDAGTAEGDFASSLILASRKGQELPMLITVQNNKWGISTSYDGQHGETHIADRAKAFNIKSRVINGNDPVESYICLQEDMAYIRKTGKPAFIEAHLSRLYGHSSASGANPVPNEVDPVREFEKKLLKAGILKEKDVKELWQSFENEGVKAAEQARQEPVPTAESVWDHTFVGSENADWRNF; this is translated from the coding sequence ATGGCAACGAAAAAAGCTTTTGGTGGTCTTGATAAGAAACTTTTAATCAACATGCACAAACTCATGGTGAAGTCGCGCGTTCTTGAAGAACGTCTCATCAAAATTTATCGTGCAGGTGAATCCTTCTTTTGGATTGGTGGTCCAGGCGAGGAAGCTTGGGGCGTTCCATTGGGGCTTCTAGGAAAAAAAGGTCAAGGACCAGCTTACGATTACTATCATCTTCACTATCGTTGTACGCCAACTCTTATTGCTCTTGGTCTACCGATGATTGATTCTGTGCGATTAATGATGAATCGCTCTACGGACAAATCGACAGGGGGACGTAACTTTTCGAATCACTACTGTATTCCTGAGTGGAATGTGGCTCCAGTGACATCTCCGTTAGAGGTGCAATACCCAATCGCCTGCGGAACGGCTCACGTACAAAAACGCCTAGGAAAAAAAGCGATTACGATCGTAACGGGTGGTGATGCGGGGACGGCTGAAGGTGATTTTGCATCCAGCTTAATTTTGGCATCACGTAAAGGCCAAGAACTTCCAATGTTGATCACTGTACAAAATAACAAATGGGGTATTTCGACATCGTATGATGGACAACATGGAGAAACGCATATTGCGGATCGTGCGAAAGCTTTCAATATCAAATCACGAGTTATCAATGGGAATGATCCTGTCGAGTCTTACATCTGCTTACAAGAAGACATGGCCTATATTCGTAAGACAGGTAAGCCAGCGTTCATTGAAGCGCATTTGTCACGTCTGTACGGACATTCTTCTGCCAGCGGGGCAAATCCTGTACCGAATGAAGTGGACCCAGTACGTGAGTTTGAAAAGAAACTTTTAAAAGCAGGAATCTTAAAAGAAAAAGATGTGAAAGAGTTATGGCAGTCATTTGAGAATGAAGGCGTTAAGGCAGCTGAACAAGCACGCCAAGAACCTGTGCCAACGGCTGAAAGCGTTTGGGATCATACATTTGTAGGCAGTGAAAACGCAGACTGGAGAAATTTCTAA
- a CDS encoding alpha-ketoacid dehydrogenase subunit beta, with the protein MANMAQAIRMALHYAEKNYNLKDVFGQDVGAPLGGVFTATQGLKTAWNSPLDERGIIGMAMGIAMAGDRCVAEIQFADYIFNTIDLLKIAGNTLWCTNGQYNLPMTVMTPVGAGIRGSVYHSHSFDAWASRLSGWKVVMPSNPLDAYGLLLSCIQDPNPCMFLKPKALMRVRGEELIPGEPTDEKDLKNMIDAPIGDRSKWKAKWPDVQEYLVPFGKGKITRAGDQITVVSYGRHLLMCNEVADQLKQDGYSVEVIDLRSIYPYDWQMIKSSVEKTGRVLFVNEDTEVTNFAEHLSYRVTQELFYHLMAPPRVLAGKNVPGIGLHPNLEDSSVPQKHEIETLIRQICAEVP; encoded by the coding sequence ATGGCAAATATGGCACAAGCGATCCGTATGGCGCTTCACTATGCAGAAAAAAATTATAACTTAAAAGATGTATTTGGTCAGGATGTAGGGGCTCCATTGGGTGGAGTTTTCACCGCGACTCAAGGTTTGAAAACAGCGTGGAATTCTCCGCTAGATGAGCGTGGGATTATTGGTATGGCGATGGGAATTGCTATGGCCGGTGATCGTTGCGTGGCCGAGATCCAATTTGCGGATTATATTTTTAATACGATCGATCTTTTGAAAATCGCAGGGAACACACTTTGGTGTACGAATGGACAATATAACTTACCAATGACGGTAATGACGCCGGTAGGGGCTGGTATTCGCGGAAGTGTATATCACTCACACTCTTTTGACGCGTGGGCGTCTCGTCTTTCAGGATGGAAAGTGGTGATGCCGTCAAATCCTTTGGACGCTTACGGATTATTGCTGTCATGTATTCAGGATCCAAATCCATGTATGTTCTTAAAGCCTAAGGCTCTTATGCGGGTTCGCGGTGAAGAGTTGATTCCAGGAGAACCAACGGATGAAAAAGATTTAAAAAATATGATTGATGCTCCGATCGGAGATCGTTCTAAGTGGAAAGCTAAGTGGCCAGATGTACAAGAGTACTTAGTTCCATTCGGAAAAGGTAAGATCACTCGTGCTGGTGATCAAATCACGGTTGTCAGCTATGGACGTCATTTATTGATGTGTAATGAAGTTGCAGATCAATTAAAGCAAGATGGATACTCGGTAGAGGTTATTGATTTGCGTTCTATTTATCCTTATGACTGGCAAATGATTAAATCATCAGTTGAAAAAACTGGGCGAGTTTTATTTGTGAATGAAGATACCGAAGTTACCAACTTTGCTGAGCATTTATCTTACAGAGTGACACAAGAGTTGTTCTATCATTTGATGGCTCCACCACGTGTACTGGCAGGTAAGAATGTTCCAGGTATTGGTTTACATCCGAATCTAGAAGATAGCAGTGTCCCTCAAAAGCATGAAATCGAAACATTAATTCGTCAAATTTGTGCAGAGGTTCCTTGA
- a CDS encoding class I SAM-dependent methyltransferase, producing the protein MPNPSKNTASRKAASKNTQLPFDKYDFYNQAVQSPEADVKFYRQVYKDVNKSKRPRVLREDFCAGAAISCEWVKLDPSHKSIGIDLDQVPMDYGKEHYLSKLNSEQQKRIALIQQNVLSGQLPAADIVAAVNFSYFFFKKREVLKQYFQNVYKSMNKDGLFILDIFGGTQCTDAIEDRTKHKEFTYYWDQKHFDPVTNEAYFEIHFRYKNKKYEGVFSYDWRMWTIPEIRELMAEVGFKDSYVYWEGTSRKGLGNGKFDRVTKGEACLSWIAYIVGVK; encoded by the coding sequence ATGCCTAATCCCTCAAAGAATACAGCATCAAGAAAAGCGGCTTCTAAGAACACCCAATTGCCATTTGATAAATATGACTTCTACAATCAAGCGGTTCAGTCGCCTGAAGCAGATGTAAAATTTTATCGCCAAGTTTACAAGGACGTGAATAAGTCTAAACGTCCTCGCGTTCTGCGTGAGGACTTCTGTGCCGGGGCTGCTATTTCGTGTGAGTGGGTTAAGTTAGATCCATCCCATAAGTCGATAGGAATTGATTTAGATCAGGTCCCAATGGACTATGGCAAAGAGCATTACTTATCGAAGCTGAACTCTGAACAGCAAAAGCGTATTGCTTTAATTCAACAGAATGTTCTTTCTGGCCAATTGCCAGCGGCAGATATTGTGGCGGCTGTAAACTTCTCTTACTTCTTTTTTAAAAAAAGAGAAGTGCTAAAGCAGTATTTTCAAAATGTTTACAAGTCGATGAATAAGGATGGATTATTTATTCTAGACATTTTTGGTGGGACCCAATGTACAGATGCTATTGAAGATCGTACCAAACATAAAGAGTTCACTTATTATTGGGATCAGAAGCATTTTGATCCTGTGACCAACGAAGCTTATTTTGAAATTCATTTTCGCTATAAAAATAAAAAATACGAAGGTGTATTTTCCTATGACTGGCGTATGTGGACAATTCCCGAGATTCGCGAACTGATGGCCGAAGTTGGCTTCAAAGACTCCTATGTCTACTGGGAGGGAACTTCTCGTAAAGGATTGGGGAATGGAAAATTCGATCGCGTGACTAAGGGCGAAGCTTGTTTAAGCTGGATTGCCTATATCGTTGGGGTTAAATGA
- a CDS encoding dihydroneopterin aldolase has protein sequence MKSSLTINSYEAWVHLGCDLEEQKHAQPVHFNFVIDYALECKGMTSDRLEDALDYVALTSIMKSVATAKPYHLIEHLNYSVFLKVREYLKSKSITGVMKLSVKKIRVPVEHLTDGVTFSCEEQL, from the coding sequence ATGAAGTCGAGTCTGACGATTAACTCTTATGAGGCGTGGGTGCATCTTGGATGTGACCTTGAAGAGCAAAAACATGCTCAGCCAGTTCATTTTAATTTTGTAATAGACTATGCCTTAGAGTGTAAGGGAATGACTTCAGATCGACTTGAGGATGCACTAGATTACGTGGCTTTGACATCAATTATGAAGTCAGTGGCTACGGCAAAGCCATATCATTTGATTGAGCATCTGAATTACTCTGTATTTCTGAAAGTTCGTGAGTATCTAAAAAGTAAGTCTATAACGGGTGTTATGAAGCTCTCTGTGAAGAAGATCAGAGTGCCCGTGGAACACCTTACCGATGGAGTTACTTTTTCATGCGAAGAACAACTGTAG
- the folP gene encoding dihydropteroate synthase, giving the protein MRRTTVALGLGANLGNPIEQLRLSLQLLKQIPNLKVLRVSSLYESDAQLPENAESSWNQKFLNAAVLCEVRADLSAQTLLSHIKEIELKIGRAQADRWAPRRIDIDILYWDQEPYSDLSLSIPHRQLFERPFALLPLLEVWPQLRASMPERLPHWAQAWVSEKPFQTQISSRYFWPRMVGVLNVTQDSFSDGGRYLNSDALLEQIEKLLTEGADIIDIGAESTRPQALAVSEEQELQTLDWALTEIQKFNKSLPLSLDCRRAGVVRSIIEKFDISYLNDVSGFSSPEMQDLLVKTKKRAFVMHSLTVPPRADQTLSEVKNPIDQLVGWWQRKALELKDKGAASEQLIFDPGIGFGTSKKQSLYILNHLEEMSDIKSEVMIGHSRKSYQTEYSDRPASMRDMETALMTQKMNMAYVQFLRVHDIESQKTALRAKV; this is encoded by the coding sequence ATGCGAAGAACAACTGTAGCTCTTGGACTTGGTGCCAATCTAGGGAATCCTATCGAGCAGTTGCGCCTATCGTTGCAGCTGTTAAAGCAAATACCGAATTTAAAAGTCCTTCGAGTTTCATCTCTGTATGAATCAGATGCGCAATTACCTGAAAATGCAGAGAGTTCGTGGAATCAAAAATTTTTAAATGCGGCGGTTCTGTGTGAGGTCAGAGCGGACCTTTCTGCACAAACCTTGTTGTCCCATATTAAAGAGATTGAACTAAAAATAGGTAGGGCACAGGCGGACCGCTGGGCTCCTCGTAGAATTGATATTGATATCCTTTATTGGGATCAAGAGCCTTACAGTGATCTGTCTTTGAGTATTCCACATCGTCAACTTTTTGAAAGACCATTTGCTTTATTACCACTATTAGAAGTGTGGCCACAGTTGAGAGCTTCTATGCCTGAGCGTCTTCCGCATTGGGCGCAGGCTTGGGTTTCTGAAAAGCCTTTTCAAACTCAAATCAGCTCGCGCTACTTTTGGCCGCGCATGGTTGGGGTTTTGAATGTGACGCAAGATTCGTTTTCGGATGGTGGACGTTATTTAAATTCAGATGCTTTATTAGAGCAGATAGAAAAATTGCTGACTGAAGGTGCTGATATTATTGATATCGGAGCTGAGTCAACTCGTCCACAGGCTCTAGCGGTTAGTGAAGAGCAAGAGTTGCAAACTCTGGATTGGGCATTAACAGAAATTCAAAAGTTTAACAAAAGCTTACCCTTATCTTTAGATTGCCGTCGCGCAGGTGTCGTCAGATCTATTATAGAAAAATTTGATATTTCTTATTTGAATGATGTTTCTGGTTTTTCAAGCCCTGAGATGCAAGATCTACTTGTGAAAACTAAAAAAAGAGCTTTCGTGATGCACTCGTTGACTGTTCCACCACGAGCAGATCAGACACTATCTGAAGTTAAAAATCCAATAGATCAATTAGTTGGTTGGTGGCAGCGCAAAGCACTTGAATTAAAAGATAAAGGTGCGGCATCAGAGCAGTTGATTTTTGATCCGGGCATTGGTTTTGGAACAAGTAAAAAACAAAGTCTTTATATTTTAAATCACCTTGAAGAAATGTCGGATATCAAGTCTGAAGTCATGATCGGGCATTCTCGTAAATCCTATCAAACAGAGTATTCTGATAGACCTGCTTCCATGCGCGATATGGAAACAGCTCTTATGACGCAAAAGATGAATATGGCCTATGTGCAGTTTTTAAGAGTGCATGATATCGAAAGTCAGAAAACGGCCCTAAGAGCGAAAGTTTAA
- a CDS encoding bifunctional folylpolyglutamate synthase/dihydrofolate synthase yields MNYSEVVSFLESLQIMPKTMPGLQKINRALVQTDWFSSIDPKKVIVVAGTNGKGTTCAALQSLLLAADQRVGFYSSPHLVSTTERIRINGLEISENNFVEVFHDCKKLIQECELSHFEALTLMAGHYFFSSKWNGNLDFVILEVGLGGTYDATNAFPHKFCAITKLGLDHLNILGTDLVSVASNKFGIVTNKSIVVHHRLPEEVMELKYQVQKETNSNWVEAEVATLHKDTRAPVPRYRIDYMANKIPTNLTGERAFENIMTAITLFQILGFDIESAYQGLARIDWKGRMQKILWPQMKAPLFLSGDHNAQGVESLIELLKDFKWKRLHLVVGIGVDKDVKEMLSQLMKLSSVSLYLTETPFKGLTVGQYPQEFLEQAKSTSPNVKDILDQVAVIADEDDLCIVTGSLYLVGEVLKIAPSAVPSTSSQR; encoded by the coding sequence ATGAATTATTCGGAAGTGGTTTCTTTTCTAGAGTCATTGCAAATTATGCCGAAGACCATGCCAGGTCTTCAAAAAATCAACAGAGCTTTAGTGCAGACAGATTGGTTTTCATCAATTGATCCGAAAAAAGTAATTGTAGTGGCTGGGACAAATGGCAAAGGAACTACCTGTGCAGCCTTACAAAGTCTACTCTTAGCCGCAGATCAACGCGTGGGATTTTATAGTTCACCACATTTAGTTTCGACGACAGAAAGAATTCGTATAAATGGCCTTGAAATATCAGAAAATAATTTTGTAGAGGTCTTTCACGATTGTAAAAAGTTAATTCAAGAGTGTGAGCTTTCACACTTTGAAGCGTTGACCTTGATGGCGGGACATTACTTCTTTTCTTCTAAATGGAATGGAAATTTAGACTTCGTCATTTTAGAAGTGGGCCTAGGGGGAACGTATGATGCCACCAATGCCTTTCCTCATAAATTCTGTGCCATAACGAAGTTGGGATTAGATCATCTTAATATCTTAGGGACTGATTTAGTGAGTGTTGCTTCGAATAAATTTGGTATCGTGACTAATAAAAGTATAGTCGTTCACCACCGCTTACCAGAAGAAGTGATGGAGCTGAAATACCAAGTACAGAAAGAAACGAATTCAAACTGGGTCGAAGCCGAGGTCGCTACTTTACATAAAGATACACGAGCGCCAGTGCCTCGATATCGTATTGACTATATGGCGAATAAAATTCCAACTAATCTGACAGGTGAGCGAGCTTTTGAAAATATCATGACGGCGATTACGTTATTTCAGATTTTGGGATTTGATATCGAATCGGCTTATCAAGGATTAGCTCGGATTGATTGGAAAGGTCGTATGCAAAAAATCCTATGGCCACAGATGAAAGCGCCTTTATTTTTGTCTGGAGATCACAATGCGCAAGGGGTGGAAAGTTTAATTGAGCTCCTCAAAGACTTTAAATGGAAACGCCTACATCTTGTTGTTGGGATTGGTGTGGACAAAGATGTCAAAGAAATGCTGTCACAGTTGATGAAGCTCAGCTCGGTTAGTCTTTACTTAACAGAGACTCCTTTTAAGGGATTAACAGTCGGGCAGTACCCGCAAGAGTTTCTTGAGCAAGCCAAATCAACGAGTCCAAATGTGAAAGATATTTTAGATCAAGTTGCTGTTATAGCGGATGAAGATGATCTTTGTATAGTTACAGGATCATTATACTTAGTAGGAGAAGTTTTGAAAATAGCTCCTTCTGCGGTGCCGTCTACTTCCAGTCAAAGATAA